The genomic segment ATCCATCCTTAGTTTTTACAACAATCTTTACATTCGCCAAACTACCAAAATAACTGCCATAAAAGCGGACTTTTGTAAAAGGATCGCCTTCTAACACATAAGCAGCCCCTTCAATGCCTTCAATGTTGTTTTGTTTAATCAAACGCTTCCCATCGAGGAAATAAGCACCACCACCAAGACCTTTCGAACCTTTAGCATAGCCATCGTGGTAAATATCCTTGCATCCACGAGTGATGACAGATATACCAGAAATATTCGTGCCATAACCAACGATGCCATAGCCTGCCTGACTATTATAAGTTAAAGAGACATTAGGTTGTAATTTTCCTATACCCTTAGGAGCATCTATGGCAACAGAATACACTGCGCCCCCCGTTGAAGACACCTCAAACTGTCCTTTAGGTGAGCCTACTGAACGATTAGAGTCTGCTGAAGCAATATTGCCATATTGCAAAAAGACCCCTAAAAGAGTCAAACACAAAAAACGTAAAAAGGATTTCATCATCTTCTATTTTTTTATGATCTTCCAAACCAACTTTGAATTTCCCTGTTTTATCTGTAGAAGGTAAATGCCACTAGGACATGAACCTATGTTTAATTCTGTCACACTACTTTTCAGCGGTGCAGAAGCAACAAGGCTTCCGTTAGCAGAATATACGATGGCTTCCCCATCTACAGCAACATCTCCATCTAATAATTCTACTCGAAGAAGACCTTCTGTTGGATTGGGGCTAATCGTGATTTTATGTTTCCCCAACATATCTGTATTTATCTTGTTTTGTTTTTTAGCCATTTGCGTTTGAGAAAACAGAATTTCTCGACTGATACGATTCCCAGCAGCATCATATTGATAGCTGATTTTGTTTTGGGAATAAGCTGACACAGAAAAGATCATGATAACAATAGGCAATATTGACTTCATAAGACTCAGATTTTAGTATAACATTCCGACTAAATGTGCATCCCCATAAGAGACTTCGACTTCCACAGCACTCTCTGGTATAGAGTACACTGCTTCTTTAGAAATTTGGACTTCAGTAGAAAGCAGATTACCATCTATATCATAGAATGTAATGGTTACTACTTGCTCTGTATTCAAAACAACTTGTAAAGACAAATCGTCTTGATAAACTTGAACAAGTGCCTTCATTGGAGCACGATGGTGCCGATTAAAATATGAACGTGATGCGGGAGAGAACATGTATATTCTTCTACCCTTGACTGAAGCTTGCATATTCATTGCTAGCAATAGAGTCACCAAAATTAAACTTACCTTTCTCATTGTTTAGTTATAAAAATGTTGGTGGCAAAGGTAAGCATTTTCGCACAAAAGTCATTAAAAAATATATTCGCAACTATATTCGCAAAATCAAAACAAGTGATTTCATCGGTGTTTACATAGTGGCTAATAATTCCGCAAGTTGTTCGGCAGTTCCATCTTCTCTTGTTATTTTCTTGAACAATCTTTGCTTAGTCGTAGAGATAGTAGATACAGCCTTGCTGGTTAAGATTGAAATCTTGGAAGAACCTAAGCCTAATTTGACTAACATACAAACATGGTATTCTTGTTCTGATAACTTGCAACAAGAATATAGGTGGTCCTTGAAATGAGGATAGTGACTATGGAATACACCTTCCAGCATTTGCCATTGCACCTCTGACAAATGCTTGCCTTGAGACAAGTTTGTACTCATACCGACTTGCATCAAGATTTGCTCATTCAAATGAGCCGAATCCATCGGAAAAAGAATGGAATGTATCTTCAAATCTTTCAATTTGTTCTGTAACTTGATTTTCTTCATAATACCCATCTGCCAATAAAAGACAGACAATGAAAGTAAGCACAAAAGCGCAATACCAAGAACCGATATAAGAAGCAATTTATTCTTGTTGTCGAGCTCCAACTGATTACCACGTTCTTTCTGGTATATATAATCATACAAGGCTATTCCCTTTGCCTCCTTTTCCGACTCAGACTCTATGTCTAAAGAATCGGCGCAATCCAAATATTTTTGGAAACAAGAATTAGCACTGTCAGCCTTATCTTGCTGCAAGAATATAGTAGTCAACCGTTGGTATGCATCTTTTCTAACAGTCTTATGCTCATTTATTGCAAGTTTCCAAAGTTCTCTCTCTGCTAATTTGAGGTCATTCATCTTCATATAATATAAAGAACGAAAATAGGAAGCACCATCTGATGACACACTTTCATTCAATGAATACGGCTGCATATATTTACGCACAGAATCCAAGTCTAATTCCAAATAACAAGTAGCTACTTCAATGGACATTTCTGTCTTCAAACTCTCATCAGACAACTTATCTGCTATCGTCAAGGCTTGCTTGGCAAAATAGATAGCACTATCCTTTTGGTCTAAATATTCAGAAATCACCGCCAAGTCTCTCAAGTCATAAGCCAATGACTGCAGATCGTGACAAAGCGAGTCACAACGGCTCGCTTCTTGATAGAATTTCTTGGCATAGCGCTGGTAGTTTTGCCTGAAGAACAAATCGCCAATCTGTGCATTTACCGCACCTCGTAACTTCATATTGCTATTCTGACTTTCATCTAAGCATTCCAAAGCCTTATGATAATAAATAATAGCTTGCGGAATGCTATCCTGGTCGTGCAAACATCTACCTACTAAATAATAGGCTCTTGGCAATAATTCCTTATTATCTGTTTGCAGATAATAAGATGCCAATTCATCGATATCTTTCACATCATCCAATGGTAGATACAAAAGATTCTTAGCGGTATTACATAACAGCTTTGCATACATGGAATCCTTTTTGGCAGAAAGTGCGCCTATCTTTCTCAAAGAATCCAATTGAGTAAGTGCCCTCTTTGGATGCTCCGAAAGCACACTATCTATGTCCGACAATGTTCCATAAACGGAAGATTGCCTACAAGAAAGCAAACTCAGCAGGAGCAGAAAAATATAGACCAAATGCTTCATGGCGACAGTATATTATTCCTTAAAATCGATGGACAGTTCACCGGAGCCTAAAAGATTGTAACTCATGCGATGATATGGAGTGACTCCAAATTCCCTGATGGCAGCACGATGCTTCTTGGTAGGATAACCCTTGTTGCCTTTCCAGTCGTACTGTGGATATTCTTCTGCCAGCGCATCCATGTAATCATCACGATAGGTCTTGGCAAGGATGCTTGCCGCAGCAATTGCCAGATACTTGCCGTCGCCTTTTACGATGGTTGTATAAGGCAAATCCTTGTAGGGTTTGAAGCGGTTACCATCCACGATAACTGCCTCCGGACGAACCTTGAGCTGGTCCAGGGCA from the Segatella copri genome contains:
- a CDS encoding T9SS type A sorting domain-containing protein; translated protein: MKSILPIVIMIFSVSAYSQNKISYQYDAAGNRISREILFSQTQMAKKQNKINTDMLGKHKITISPNPTEGLLRVELLDGDVAVDGEAIVYSANGSLVASAPLKSSVTELNIGSCPSGIYLLQIKQGNSKLVWKIIKK
- a CDS encoding ribonuclease HII, producing MLESHYYKDMVEAGCDEAGRGCLAGSVYAAAVILPPGYQNAELNDSKKLTDKKRKALREQIERDAVAWAVGIVTPEEIDKINILNASFLAMHRALDQLKVRPEAVIVDGNRFKPYKDLPYTTIVKGDGKYLAIAAASILAKTYRDDYMDALAEEYPQYDWKGNKGYPTKKHRAAIREFGVTPYHRMSYNLLGSGELSIDFKE